A single region of the Constrictibacter sp. MBR-5 genome encodes:
- a CDS encoding metalloregulator ArsR/SmtB family transcription factor — protein MDDLLTGLRAAAEPTRLRILALCALGELSVTELTHILSQSQPRVSRHLKLLCDAGLLERYREGNWMFHRIAPAGAGADLARALVALLPADTPDRALDLERLEAIRRSRSEAAAAYFRRNAREWDVIRALHIDETEVERRLVALLPEGPIRSLLDIGTGTGRVLELMAPHVDRATGIDLSREMLTLARDRVGRGPLTNCSVRQADMYRLPVPGGSFDVVTIHQVLHFAQDPALAIAEAGRVLRPGGRLLVVDFARHDLEYLRSDHAHRRLGFGDEEIAGWVAACGLRPAPPIHLPGEPLTVTIWIADRPAAAEAARGSPNQRRDLPVAAA, from the coding sequence ATGGACGATCTGCTGACGGGATTGAGGGCGGCTGCCGAGCCGACGCGGCTCCGCATCCTGGCTTTGTGCGCGCTGGGCGAACTCAGCGTGACGGAGTTGACGCATATCCTGTCGCAGAGCCAGCCACGCGTCTCCCGCCATCTGAAGCTGCTCTGCGATGCGGGACTGCTGGAGCGCTACCGCGAAGGCAACTGGATGTTCCATCGCATCGCCCCGGCGGGAGCCGGCGCCGACCTGGCGCGCGCTCTGGTGGCGTTGCTGCCGGCCGACACGCCCGACCGGGCGCTCGACCTGGAACGGCTGGAGGCGATCCGCCGGTCGCGGTCGGAGGCGGCAGCAGCCTATTTCAGGCGGAATGCCCGCGAATGGGACGTCATCCGCGCGCTGCATATCGACGAGACCGAGGTCGAGCGCCGGCTCGTCGCACTACTGCCGGAAGGGCCGATCCGGTCGCTTCTGGACATCGGGACCGGCACCGGCCGGGTGCTCGAACTGATGGCGCCGCACGTCGATCGCGCGACGGGCATCGACCTGTCGCGTGAGATGCTCACCCTTGCCCGCGACCGCGTCGGCCGCGGCCCCCTCACCAACTGTTCCGTCCGGCAGGCGGACATGTACCGCCTGCCCGTACCGGGCGGCAGTTTCGACGTCGTCACGATCCACCAAGTCCTGCATTTCGCCCAGGATCCGGCACTTGCCATTGCCGAGGCCGGCCGCGTCCTTCGGCCGGGCGGCCGGCTGTTGGTCGTCGACTTCGCCCGGCACGACCTCGAATACCTTCGCAGCGACCATGCGCACCGCCGCCTCGGTTTCGGCGACGAGGAAATCGCCGGCTGGGTCGCCGCCTGCGGCCTGCGGCCCGCCCCGCCGATCCATCTCCCGGGTGAACCGCTCACCGTCACGATCTGGATCGCCGATCGCCCCGCCGCGGCGGAAGCCGCCCGGGGCTCACCGAACCAACGCCGCGACCTTCCGGTCGCCGCCGCGTAA